One genomic segment of Brevinema andersonii includes these proteins:
- a CDS encoding host-nuclease inhibitor Gam family protein: MKSIETIKNNEELKEVTNTYVHLERELEKQETLMNKELDEIKRKYDVKNAPTKAQKEALKMVIQSYADDHKEELITNDKRSYELPLATIGYRKSTEVVVPNAKMASIIEALEDMGRMECIDIRKTVKKSTLSSWSQEALEKIGLSRKEKDTFYIEVKTECLQ; encoded by the coding sequence ATGAAAAGTATAGAAACTATCAAGAATAACGAAGAATTAAAAGAAGTAACAAATACGTATGTCCATTTGGAACGAGAGTTGGAAAAACAAGAAACCTTGATGAACAAAGAGTTAGATGAGATTAAGAGAAAATATGATGTTAAGAATGCGCCTACGAAAGCCCAAAAAGAAGCTCTCAAAATGGTTATCCAATCCTATGCGGATGACCATAAAGAAGAACTCATCACAAACGATAAGAGAAGCTATGAATTACCGCTAGCAACGATAGGCTATCGAAAGAGTACGGAGGTTGTGGTTCCAAATGCAAAGATGGCTTCTATTATTGAAGCACTTGAAGATATGGGCAGAATGGAATGCATTGATATTAGAAAAACAGTAAAGAAATCCACCCTGAGTTCTTGGAGTCAGGAAGCATTAGAAAAAATTGGGTTATCCCGGAAAGAAAAGGATACGTTTTATATAGAAGTCAAAACAGAATGTCTTCAATAA